The following proteins are encoded in a genomic region of Novosphingobium sp. PP1Y:
- a CDS encoding FAD-binding oxidoreductase, whose translation MSPVVERIHSDEKLPAAADVVIVGAGIVGSATAYYLARRGLSVALLEKGHVGCEQSSRNWGWCRQQNRDAREMPLSQLSMRLWDELAGEIGKDLGFRRCGLVYATDDAQMLAGWESWRPVAKDFGVNTRMLSAAEAADRMPTTRRNWIGGLHSVDDGKAEPALAAPVLAEGARALGATIHQQCAARGLDITNGQVVGVHTEKGTIRTSAVLCSAGAWASRFLRTHGVSFPQASVRQTALRTKPTANVGEVLYSPDFAMTRRLDGSYTLAISGRAVLELTPQGIRYAREFMPQFLQRLKAVQVGLGKSFLTGPDSVSALLKNDDKVFEKTRVLDPEPLGRQVRQIMHNVRTTFPELADIEIDSAWGAFVDCTPDAVPVISQVGKVDGLFLAAGCSGHGFGVGPGIGYLAAQLIVNDTPSVDTTPFRLSRLVDGSKVQVGAL comes from the coding sequence ATGTCTCCAGTCGTCGAGCGCATTCACAGTGACGAGAAGCTCCCTGCCGCCGCCGATGTCGTAATCGTCGGAGCCGGCATCGTCGGCTCGGCGACCGCCTACTATCTCGCCAGGCGCGGCCTTTCGGTGGCGCTGCTCGAAAAGGGCCATGTCGGCTGCGAGCAGTCGAGCCGCAACTGGGGCTGGTGCCGTCAGCAGAACCGCGACGCGCGCGAAATGCCGCTCTCGCAACTCTCAATGCGCCTGTGGGACGAATTGGCGGGCGAAATCGGCAAGGATCTCGGTTTTCGGCGCTGCGGCCTCGTCTACGCGACCGACGACGCACAGATGCTGGCCGGTTGGGAGAGCTGGCGCCCGGTGGCGAAGGACTTCGGCGTCAACACCCGCATGTTGAGTGCGGCCGAGGCGGCGGATCGAATGCCGACGACGCGGCGGAACTGGATCGGCGGATTGCACTCCGTCGACGACGGCAAGGCGGAGCCGGCGCTGGCTGCCCCCGTCCTTGCAGAGGGCGCGCGCGCCCTGGGTGCGACGATCCACCAGCAATGCGCTGCGCGTGGGCTGGACATCACGAACGGCCAGGTCGTCGGCGTCCATACCGAAAAGGGCACCATTCGCACCAGCGCGGTGCTCTGCTCGGCCGGTGCCTGGGCTTCGCGCTTCCTGCGCACGCACGGGGTGAGTTTTCCGCAGGCGAGCGTTCGCCAGACCGCGCTGCGCACGAAGCCGACGGCAAATGTCGGCGAGGTTCTCTATTCGCCCGACTTTGCCATGACCCGCAGGCTCGACGGCAGTTACACCCTAGCCATCAGCGGCCGTGCGGTCCTGGAGCTGACGCCGCAGGGGATCCGCTATGCGCGCGAGTTCATGCCGCAGTTCCTCCAGCGACTGAAGGCCGTGCAGGTGGGTCTCGGCAAGTCGTTTCTCACCGGGCCGGATTCGGTGTCCGCCCTCCTGAAGAACGACGATAAAGTCTTCGAGAAGACCCGCGTCCTCGATCCGGAGCCACTCGGCCGGCAGGTGCGGCAGATCATGCACAATGTCCGTACGACTTTCCCGGAGTTGGCGGACATCGAGATCGACAGTGCCTGGGGCGCTTTCGTCGACTGTACGCCCGATGCGGTTCCGGTGATCTCGCAGGTGGGCAAGGTTGACGGCCTGTTTCTTGCCGCCGGCTGTTCAGGTCACGGTTTCGGCGTGGGCCCGGGCATCGGCTACCTTGCCGCTCAGCTGATCGTCAACGACACGCCGAGCGTCGACACCACGCCTTTCCGCCTCTCGCGGCTTGTCGATGGATCGAAAGTGCAAGTCGGCGCTCTCTGA
- a CDS encoding DUF1624 domain-containing protein — protein sequence MANAAVMGQAQFKASPLTRPAAAVRRRLQSIDALRGLVMVIMLLDHVRETWFLHMQVSDPMDAASVAPSLFFTRLVSNLCAPVFVALTGLGAWLYTQSHSKADASTFLLKRGLFLMFLEVTLITMAWTYKFPPTFWLQVIWAIGLAMVSLAALLHLPRKVLFAIGLAIVCGHNLLDPIHLEPGHPFYVPWAMLHQRDMIDLPFGLMAKTTYPVLPWIGVISLGYAMGPWFAKGTDANTRQRRLLLLGCGMLLAFVVLRLLDVYGDKPWTAGETPLRTFMAFIALTKYPPSLLFLLPTLGIGALLLSQFEKAQGQGWMNALSVFGAAPMFFYVLHLYVLRALYMTALYIWGPNHGEFFGVDNIAWVWVWYVGLLPALYIPTVWFSRLKSRRRDIAWLKYL from the coding sequence ATGGCAAATGCCGCTGTCATGGGACAGGCCCAGTTCAAGGCAAGCCCACTCACCCGACCAGCTGCCGCCGTGCGCCGGCGCCTCCAGAGCATCGATGCCCTGCGCGGTCTCGTCATGGTCATCATGCTGCTCGACCACGTCCGCGAGACCTGGTTCCTGCATATGCAGGTCTCCGATCCCATGGACGCCGCCAGCGTGGCGCCTTCCCTGTTCTTCACCCGTTTGGTCAGCAACCTATGCGCGCCCGTCTTCGTCGCCCTGACAGGTCTCGGCGCATGGCTCTATACGCAAAGCCACAGCAAGGCAGATGCATCGACCTTCCTGCTCAAACGCGGCCTTTTCCTCATGTTCCTCGAAGTCACGCTCATCACCATGGCGTGGACCTACAAATTTCCGCCCACGTTCTGGCTCCAGGTCATCTGGGCGATCGGCCTGGCGATGGTCTCGCTTGCCGCACTGCTGCACCTGCCGCGCAAAGTCCTCTTCGCCATCGGCCTCGCGATCGTGTGCGGGCACAATCTGCTCGACCCGATCCATCTTGAACCCGGCCATCCGTTCTACGTGCCTTGGGCCATGCTGCACCAGCGCGACATGATCGACCTGCCCTTCGGCCTCATGGCGAAGACGACCTACCCGGTGCTCCCGTGGATCGGCGTGATATCGCTTGGCTATGCCATGGGTCCGTGGTTCGCCAAGGGCACCGATGCCAACACGCGCCAGCGACGCCTGCTGCTGCTCGGCTGCGGCATGCTCCTAGCCTTTGTCGTGCTGCGCCTGCTCGACGTCTATGGCGACAAGCCGTGGACCGCCGGGGAAACGCCGCTGCGCACTTTCATGGCCTTTATCGCCCTCACCAAGTATCCGCCTTCGCTGCTGTTCCTGCTGCCGACACTGGGCATCGGCGCCTTGCTGCTTTCGCAGTTCGAGAAGGCGCAAGGTCAGGGCTGGATGAACGCGCTGTCGGTCTTCGGTGCAGCGCCGATGTTCTTCTACGTTCTGCACCTCTACGTACTGCGCGCGCTCTACATGACTGCACTGTACATCTGGGGTCCGAACCATGGCGAGTTTTTCGGCGTCGACAATATCGCCTGGGTCTGGGTCTGGTACGTGGGTCTGCTGCCCGCCCTCTATATCCCGACGGTATGGTTCTCCAGGCTAAAGTCACGGCGGCGTGACATCGCCTGGCTCAAGTATCTGTAA